In Marinobacter salsuginis, one DNA window encodes the following:
- a CDS encoding bifunctional DedA family/phosphatase PAP2 family protein: protein MSSAWLNDLSAWLSLHPGWLATALFTTAFIESLAIAGIIVPGVAILFAVAVLAGETGMPLPEALLWAGLGAIAGDTASFGLGRLLQGRLTTSWPLSRYPKIISTGERFFNRHGGKSVIIGRFVGPVRPVIPLVAGALMMSWRRFLAFNIGSAIAWAPVYIFPGFLVGSALASEIRPPAHFYAVIGISLAALTVVYFVLLRFQLGLGESSRFYQWLKQWMAQYDATHRFWRLYTNQRPAREGEFPLASFMLALGASALLLLWGQLATATHLLDGFDRATLLWFEQLRQPLLDGPFIAITLLGDAPVLVAAGALACAAMMFRGYYAAAVHIVVAVVLTVVLVWALKSLLGVPRPEEVMGPPNSGAFPSGHTAGITLLVTLLASFVAGESRHRKRWHYYVLLSLPLVPVALSRLYLGVHWFTDVIGGLLLALAVTGAVRASYSRYDKVPLAPDITIVAAAVVWAVFAGGYIVLSWDEAVLNFRPIG, encoded by the coding sequence ATGAGCAGTGCCTGGCTGAATGACCTGTCGGCATGGCTGAGCCTGCATCCCGGCTGGCTTGCTACGGCGCTGTTTACGACCGCTTTTATCGAATCCCTTGCCATCGCCGGCATTATTGTCCCGGGTGTTGCCATACTGTTTGCCGTCGCTGTGCTGGCCGGTGAAACCGGGATGCCCTTGCCAGAAGCATTGCTCTGGGCGGGGCTGGGCGCCATTGCGGGCGATACGGCAAGCTTCGGTCTCGGGCGACTGCTGCAGGGTCGACTCACAACGTCCTGGCCACTGAGCCGTTATCCCAAAATTATCAGCACCGGCGAGCGTTTCTTTAACCGTCACGGTGGCAAAAGCGTGATCATCGGCCGCTTTGTCGGGCCGGTACGACCGGTTATTCCTCTCGTGGCCGGGGCCCTGATGATGTCCTGGCGTCGCTTTCTGGCCTTCAACATCGGCTCGGCCATCGCCTGGGCACCGGTTTATATCTTCCCGGGATTTCTCGTGGGCAGTGCCCTGGCTAGCGAGATCAGGCCGCCTGCGCACTTCTATGCGGTGATCGGTATCAGCCTCGCGGCCCTGACCGTGGTCTATTTCGTGCTATTGCGGTTCCAGCTGGGGCTTGGCGAAAGCAGCCGCTTCTACCAATGGCTGAAACAGTGGATGGCACAGTACGACGCCACTCACCGATTCTGGCGCCTGTATACCAATCAGCGCCCGGCCCGGGAAGGTGAATTTCCGCTGGCCTCATTCATGCTCGCACTGGGCGCTTCCGCCCTGCTGTTACTCTGGGGACAACTGGCCACAGCGACTCACCTGCTTGATGGGTTCGACCGGGCGACTCTTCTCTGGTTCGAGCAACTCCGCCAGCCGCTGCTCGATGGTCCCTTCATTGCCATCACGCTGCTTGGTGACGCCCCGGTACTTGTGGCTGCCGGTGCCCTGGCATGCGCAGCAATGATGTTCCGAGGCTACTACGCCGCTGCTGTCCATATTGTGGTGGCCGTCGTTTTAACGGTGGTTCTGGTCTGGGCCCTGAAATCTCTGCTCGGCGTTCCCCGGCCGGAAGAAGTCATGGGGCCACCGAATTCCGGCGCCTTCCCGAGCGGCCATACGGCAGGTATTACCTTGCTGGTTACCCTGCTGGCAAGCTTCGTTGCCGGTGAAAGCCGGCACCGAAAGCGCTGGCACTACTATGTCCTGCTCTCTCTCCCATTGGTTCCTGTGGCTCTAAGCCGGCTTTACCTGGGGGTTCACTGGTTCACTGACGTGATCGGAGGGTTGCTACTGGCGCTGGCTGTCACCGGAGCCGTACGGGCGAGCTACAGCCGGTACGACAAGGTCCCTTTGGCACCGGATATAACCATCGTAGCTGCAGCAGTTGTATGGGCGGTATTTGCAGGCGGGTATATCGTGCTGTCATGGGACGAAGCCGTACTGAATTTCCGTCCGATCGGCTAG
- a CDS encoding LON peptidase substrate-binding domain-containing protein: protein MNVPLFPLNSIVLPRGRIPLQLFEPRYIDMLTRCLKEDRGFVVVLLQEGGETGRTAAFYDIGTYVRIIDFQQLDNGLLGITVEGESKVSVVRSWQQEDGLNVGDVECLLEESESEVPARYSELPSVLKALFRHPVIRDLNMDIDYGDARDVGWRLTELLPLDKQEKQKLVELQDPLERLSRLQELLEALEEG, encoded by the coding sequence ATGAATGTACCTTTGTTCCCCCTGAATTCCATCGTCCTGCCCAGGGGGAGGATTCCATTGCAGCTGTTCGAGCCGCGCTACATCGACATGCTGACGCGTTGCCTCAAGGAGGATCGCGGGTTCGTTGTGGTGCTGTTGCAGGAAGGCGGAGAGACCGGGCGCACCGCAGCCTTTTACGACATTGGCACCTATGTGCGAATTATCGATTTCCAACAGCTTGATAACGGCCTTCTGGGGATTACTGTTGAGGGTGAATCCAAGGTGTCGGTGGTTCGGAGCTGGCAACAGGAAGACGGGCTGAATGTTGGCGACGTGGAGTGCCTGCTGGAAGAGTCAGAGAGTGAGGTGCCGGCGCGCTATAGCGAACTGCCCTCCGTGCTCAAGGCGCTGTTCCGGCATCCGGTCATCCGCGATCTGAACATGGACATTGATTATGGCGATGCCCGGGATGTTGGCTGGAGGCTTACGGAGCTATTGCCTCTGGACAAACAGGAAAAGCAGAAACTGGTAGAGTTGCAGGACCCGCTGGAACGCCTGAGCCGACTTCAGGAGCTTCTGGAAGCGCTCGAGGAGGGCTAG
- a CDS encoding HDOD domain-containing protein, with protein sequence MAGQESLPLRRLKEFQPLNRLTDDQLVLLASRAERRTHGPGQRVLERGVRDGLDFFLVAGKIELESVDGRKTIIEAETEKAQNPIARLQPRMYDVTAVKPSEFLVVEQDILNQLLRSAPVEQVEMDSGEGNGGLESEEHHLLMEFLSELRSNQVKLPSVPDVAWKVRRAVDREESTADQVALAVSADPAMAAKLVRACNSPLYRGFSDVRNVREAVVRLGMRTTRQLVTVFSMREVFKTRQASLQKEMEKLWRHSREVAALCWVLADHATKLNPEEALLAGLLHDIGVVPILVQAEHHVNLFADEANLSHAIRELRADVGTAVLENWSFPPAFVEAVRHAEDWGYECRETTPQLVDVVIVAQLHSMIGSSQNAELPPFDQVPAYRRLGELELNASRSLQLLTEARARVDEVQQLLAIR encoded by the coding sequence ATGGCCGGCCAGGAAAGCCTGCCGCTTCGTCGCCTGAAAGAGTTTCAGCCATTAAACCGGCTGACCGATGATCAACTGGTCCTGCTTGCCAGCCGCGCCGAGCGACGGACTCATGGGCCCGGACAAAGGGTTCTGGAGCGGGGTGTCCGGGATGGTCTGGACTTTTTCCTGGTAGCGGGAAAGATCGAACTTGAATCCGTGGATGGCCGGAAAACAATCATCGAAGCTGAAACCGAGAAGGCCCAGAACCCCATTGCCCGGCTCCAACCCCGTATGTATGACGTTACGGCTGTCAAACCCTCTGAATTCCTGGTTGTCGAGCAGGACATCCTTAACCAGTTGCTGCGTTCGGCGCCTGTCGAACAGGTTGAGATGGATTCAGGTGAAGGTAATGGAGGGCTGGAGAGCGAGGAGCATCACCTGCTGATGGAGTTCCTGTCGGAGTTGCGGTCGAACCAGGTCAAGCTGCCCAGTGTGCCGGATGTGGCGTGGAAAGTGCGGCGAGCGGTCGATCGAGAGGAATCAACGGCGGATCAGGTAGCGCTGGCGGTGTCAGCGGACCCGGCTATGGCGGCCAAACTGGTCCGCGCCTGCAACAGCCCTCTGTACAGAGGGTTCAGTGACGTCCGGAACGTCCGGGAAGCCGTGGTTCGCCTTGGCATGCGTACCACCCGGCAACTGGTGACGGTGTTTTCCATGCGGGAGGTATTCAAGACCCGCCAGGCGTCACTTCAGAAAGAGATGGAAAAGCTCTGGCGGCATTCCCGGGAGGTGGCAGCCCTGTGCTGGGTGTTGGCGGATCACGCCACGAAACTGAATCCGGAGGAGGCGTTGCTGGCGGGCTTGCTCCACGATATTGGCGTGGTGCCGATACTCGTCCAGGCTGAACACCATGTGAACCTCTTTGCCGATGAGGCCAACCTGAGCCATGCGATCAGGGAGCTCAGGGCAGACGTGGGCACTGCTGTACTCGAGAACTGGTCCTTCCCGCCGGCCTTTGTGGAAGCGGTCCGCCATGCCGAAGACTGGGGCTATGAATGCCGCGAGACGACGCCCCAGCTCGTGGATGTGGTTATCGTGGCGCAATTGCATTCGATGATTGGTTCCAGCCAGAATGCCGAGCTGCCCCCGTTCGATCAGGTGCCGGCGTATCGGCGTCTGGGTGAACTTGAACTCAATGCCTCCCGCAGTTTGCAGCTTCTGACGGAGGCCAGGGCCCGGGTCGACGAAGTTCAGCAATTGTTGGCCATCCGATGA
- the ilvD gene encoding dihydroxy-acid dehydratase encodes MPQYRSRTSTAGRNMAGARALWRATGMKDGDFGKPIIAVANSFTQFVPGHVHLKDLGQLVCREIEAARGVAKEFNTIAVDDGIAMGHDGMLYSLPSREIIADSVEYMVNAHCADALVCISNCDKITPGMLMAAMRLNIPTIFVSGGPMEAGKTKLSEHKLDLVDAMVIAADPNASDEQVEEYERSACPTCGSCSGMFTANSMNCLTEAIGLALPGNGSLLATHADREQLFLKAGRQIVENARRYYEEDDASVLPLSIASMAAFENAMVMDIAMGGSTNTILHLLAAAQEGGVPFTLNEIDQLSRKVPQLCKVAPNSPKYHMEDVHRAGGIMGILGELERGGLINTDLPTVHSKTMKEALETWDIMRSPTTEVVEFYRAGPAGIPTQTAFSQSTRWPTLDGDRETGCIRSVEHAYSSEGGLAVLYGNIALDGCVVKTAGVDESIYVFEGKARVFESQDSAVAGILADEIKPGEVVIIRYEGPRGGPGMQEMLYPTSYLKSKGLGKDCALLTDGRFSGGTSGLSIGHASPEAAAGGAIGLIENGDTIRIDIPNRSINVEVDQRELDRRREARDAKGWKPELPRDRKVSAALKAYALLATSADKGAVRDLEKLD; translated from the coding sequence ATGCCTCAGTATCGTTCGCGGACATCCACCGCAGGTCGCAACATGGCCGGCGCCCGTGCCCTTTGGCGCGCTACCGGTATGAAAGACGGAGATTTCGGCAAACCCATTATCGCGGTTGCCAACTCTTTCACTCAGTTCGTGCCGGGCCATGTGCACCTCAAAGACCTCGGTCAGCTGGTGTGCCGCGAAATCGAGGCAGCCAGGGGTGTTGCCAAGGAATTCAACACCATCGCGGTCGACGACGGCATCGCCATGGGCCACGACGGCATGCTGTACTCCCTGCCATCCCGGGAAATCATTGCGGATTCGGTAGAGTACATGGTGAACGCCCACTGCGCCGACGCTCTCGTCTGTATTTCCAACTGCGACAAGATCACCCCGGGCATGCTGATGGCCGCCATGCGCCTGAACATCCCCACGATTTTCGTCTCCGGCGGACCCATGGAAGCAGGCAAGACCAAACTGTCCGAGCACAAGCTCGATCTGGTGGACGCCATGGTCATTGCTGCAGACCCCAACGCCTCCGACGAACAGGTGGAAGAGTATGAGCGCAGCGCCTGTCCCACCTGTGGCTCCTGTTCCGGCATGTTCACCGCCAACTCCATGAACTGCCTCACCGAAGCCATCGGTCTGGCGCTGCCGGGCAACGGCTCACTCCTGGCCACGCACGCCGACCGGGAACAGCTGTTCCTGAAGGCCGGTCGACAGATTGTGGAGAATGCGCGGCGCTATTACGAGGAAGACGACGCCAGCGTTCTGCCTCTGAGCATTGCCTCAATGGCGGCCTTTGAGAATGCCATGGTTATGGACATCGCCATGGGCGGCTCGACAAACACCATCCTTCACTTGCTGGCGGCCGCCCAGGAAGGCGGCGTTCCGTTCACCCTGAACGAAATCGACCAGCTGTCGCGCAAAGTTCCGCAGCTGTGCAAAGTCGCGCCCAACTCGCCCAAATACCATATGGAAGACGTGCACCGTGCAGGTGGCATCATGGGCATTCTCGGCGAATTGGAACGAGGCGGATTGATCAACACCGATCTTCCGACGGTTCACAGCAAAACCATGAAGGAAGCGTTGGAGACCTGGGACATCATGAGGTCGCCGACCACCGAAGTGGTCGAGTTCTACAGAGCCGGGCCTGCCGGCATTCCCACCCAGACGGCCTTCTCCCAGAGCACCCGTTGGCCAACACTCGATGGCGACCGGGAAACCGGCTGTATACGCTCGGTTGAGCACGCCTACAGCTCCGAGGGCGGCCTGGCGGTGCTTTACGGCAATATTGCCCTTGACGGCTGCGTGGTCAAAACCGCGGGGGTGGACGAAAGCATCTATGTATTCGAAGGCAAGGCCCGGGTATTCGAGAGCCAGGATTCTGCCGTTGCCGGCATTCTCGCAGACGAGATCAAGCCGGGTGAGGTTGTGATCATCCGCTATGAAGGCCCCCGTGGTGGCCCGGGCATGCAGGAAATGCTCTATCCGACCAGCTATCTGAAATCCAAGGGCCTCGGAAAGGATTGCGCACTGCTGACAGACGGACGTTTCTCAGGCGGCACCTCGGGCCTGTCCATCGGCCACGCGTCGCCGGAGGCAGCCGCCGGTGGAGCCATTGGACTGATCGAGAATGGCGATACGATCCGCATCGACATTCCGAACCGTAGCATCAACGTTGAAGTCGACCAGCGCGAGCTCGATCGTCGCCGGGAAGCCCGGGATGCCAAGGGCTGGAAACCGGAACTGCCGCGGGACCGCAAGGTATCTGCAGCCCTGAAAGCCTATGCGCTACTGGCCACAAGTGCCGACAAGGGTGCCGTTCGGGATCTGGAAAAGCTCGACTGA
- a CDS encoding peptidoglycan-binding domain-containing protein, whose protein sequence is MKKATSRLGRLTAAAGLAVTLGFAPAAFADEIVALKNALYGAGYDITNVSPQMDDSTRSALTRFQQDNGLQATGILDDPTKEALGMISVQVAASAPAQSTGTSSAPAQESASSAAAETSAPEPEQDDAIEEDDDGGWSLW, encoded by the coding sequence ATGAAAAAAGCAACTTCCCGACTGGGACGCCTGACCGCCGCGGCCGGACTGGCGGTCACACTGGGCTTTGCCCCTGCAGCCTTCGCTGATGAGATCGTTGCACTCAAGAATGCACTTTACGGAGCCGGGTACGATATTACCAATGTCAGCCCGCAGATGGACGACTCTACCCGGTCTGCGTTGACCCGGTTCCAGCAGGATAACGGTCTCCAGGCCACCGGTATTTTGGACGATCCGACCAAGGAAGCCCTGGGCATGATTTCGGTTCAGGTGGCCGCGTCGGCGCCAGCACAGTCTACCGGAACCAGTAGCGCTCCGGCTCAGGAATCAGCGTCTTCCGCAGCGGCGGAGACTTCGGCCCCGGAGCCTGAGCAGGACGACGCCATCGAAGAAGATGACGACGGCGGCTGGTCGCTCTGGTAA